One genomic segment of Stenotrophomonas sp. 704A1 includes these proteins:
- a CDS encoding Pycsar system effector family protein: MSKQVDSGLGKGINDYLNHYVLVADGKAAALAAGSLVLVGLALGSEAKEVEPIFRLLGTVLASLSAVLAGSVLFPRTPHSGNGHIFWADIRSFDSAEAYWKSLRELDDEAVGREYARQNYFVSQVLLRKNAMVRRTIIVLSLACISLSIAFGVR; this comes from the coding sequence ATGAGTAAGCAAGTGGATAGCGGCCTTGGAAAAGGCATCAACGACTATTTGAATCACTATGTGCTTGTAGCAGATGGTAAGGCGGCAGCTCTTGCTGCTGGGTCACTGGTGCTTGTGGGTTTGGCTCTGGGCTCTGAAGCAAAGGAAGTTGAGCCAATTTTTCGGCTTCTAGGTACCGTTCTGGCAAGCCTATCCGCCGTTCTGGCTGGAAGTGTTCTATTCCCAAGAACGCCACATTCGGGCAATGGACATATCTTCTGGGCTGACATCAGATCATTCGACTCCGCGGAGGCTTACTGGAAGTCGCTTCGTGAGCTTGACGATGAAGCTGTTGGTCGTGAGTACGCTAGACAAAATTATTTTGTTAGCCAAGTGTTGTTGAGGAAGAATGCGATGGTAAGAAGGACCATCATCGTACTTAGTCTTGCGTGTATTTCGCTGTCCATTGCATTCGGAGTTCGGTAA